Proteins from a single region of Tistrella mobilis:
- a CDS encoding amino acid ABC transporter permease: MEGLDFSVVPPYADLILTGALWTAVLTVAAAAVSFAGGIGFAVATMYAPWFIRLPVRGFAWLFMGTPLLLQLFLIYFGLVQIGIDVPALVAGILGLGLHFAVYNADVIRAGITAVDPGQNEGARSLGLSRYQSFRHVIVPQAVRSVVPPIGNNLIALLKESALVSVIGVAELVHAAQLAISETFRPFEFYIVAAALYYVLNLMLEAGLRLIEKRVEATR; this comes from the coding sequence ATGGAAGGCCTCGATTTCTCGGTCGTGCCGCCCTATGCCGACCTGATCCTGACAGGCGCGCTCTGGACGGCGGTGCTGACGGTTGCGGCGGCTGCGGTCAGTTTTGCAGGCGGCATCGGCTTCGCCGTCGCCACCATGTACGCGCCCTGGTTCATCCGCCTGCCGGTGCGCGGTTTCGCCTGGCTGTTCATGGGCACGCCGCTGCTGTTGCAGCTGTTTCTGATCTATTTCGGCCTGGTGCAGATCGGCATCGACGTGCCGGCCCTGGTCGCCGGCATCCTCGGCCTCGGCCTGCATTTCGCGGTCTATAACGCCGACGTCATCCGCGCCGGCATCACCGCCGTCGACCCCGGCCAGAACGAGGGCGCGCGCAGCCTGGGGCTCAGCCGCTATCAGAGCTTCCGCCATGTGATCGTGCCCCAGGCGGTGCGCTCGGTGGTGCCGCCGATCGGCAACAATCTGATCGCGCTGCTGAAGGAATCGGCTCTGGTCTCGGTGATCGGCGTCGCCGAACTGGTCCATGCCGCCCAGCTTGCGATCAGCGAGACCTTCCGGCCCTTCGAGTTCTACATCGTCGCGGCCGCGCTCTATTACGTCCTGAACCTGATGCTCGAAGCGGGCCTGCGCCTGATCGAGAAGCGCGTGGAGGCGACGCGATGA
- a CDS encoding amino acid ABC transporter ATP-binding protein, with protein MTTTSSSAPRPMVEVRNAHKRYGALEVLKGIDLTVDRGRIIAIIGPSGSGKSTLLRSINHLETLNEGEIFLDGVQVNAPLTGAAFERHINAVRQQMGMVFQHFNLFPHLTVGRNVTLALTLLKGMSEAEAREVARDQLAKVGLADRMDTHPARLSGGQKQRVAIARALAMGPKVMLFDEATSALDPELVDEVNLVMKQLAAEHMTMLIVTHEMRFAEEVADEVLFMDGGVVVEQGPPAEIFRNPRQERTRAFLRKYLA; from the coding sequence ATGACGACGACCAGCTCCTCCGCCCCCCGGCCCATGGTCGAGGTCCGCAATGCCCACAAGCGCTATGGCGCGCTCGAGGTGCTGAAGGGCATCGACCTGACCGTCGACCGCGGCCGGATCATCGCGATCATCGGCCCCAGCGGCTCGGGCAAGAGCACGCTGCTGCGCTCGATCAATCATCTGGAGACGCTGAACGAGGGCGAGATCTTCCTCGACGGCGTCCAGGTGAACGCGCCGCTGACCGGGGCGGCCTTCGAACGGCACATCAATGCGGTGCGCCAGCAGATGGGCATGGTGTTCCAGCACTTCAATCTGTTCCCGCATCTGACGGTCGGGCGCAACGTCACCCTGGCGCTCACCCTGCTCAAGGGCATGAGCGAGGCCGAGGCGCGCGAGGTGGCGCGGGACCAGCTGGCGAAGGTCGGCCTCGCCGACCGCATGGACACCCATCCGGCCCGGCTGTCGGGCGGGCAGAAGCAGCGGGTCGCCATCGCCCGGGCGCTCGCCATGGGGCCCAAGGTGATGCTGTTCGACGAGGCGACCTCGGCGCTCGATCCCGAACTGGTCGACGAGGTCAATCTGGTGATGAAACAGCTCGCGGCCGAGCACATGACCATGCTGATCGTCACCCACGAAATGCGTTTCGCCGAAGAGGTCGCCGACGAGGTGCTGTTCATGGATGGCGGCGTGGTGGTGGAACAGGGGCCGCCGGCCGAGATCTTCCGCAACCCCCGGCAGGAGCGCACCCGCGCCTTCCTGCGCAAATACCTCGCCTGA
- a CDS encoding N,N-dimethylformamidase beta subunit family domain-containing protein produces MNAPLGTAAAPDVAGWPDYGLTAAQRRIAVLGHTYEYPGMDGARGEIWCYTDRLSYAPGDTVAFHVSSTSADWRLEIARDGAALEPVHVEEGLTAGHHDTPDQCSVTGCGWPVAHRLVIPAGWRSGAYRVTATGEGADGAPITCHHLFIVTAAGQHRLPGRVLQIAATGTWTAYNTWGGSNHYQGITGPERNQYAPRVSLERPFCRGFVVLPPEAPRVPLEVPVPPAMPPRYPHMEWAYATGHSKKYASAGWASYDGHFFRWAERAGYAVDLASQHDLHDRPEILSRYDCVVFVGHDEYWTAEMRDAVDAYVEAGGRVARFAGNFMWQTRLEDEGRTQVCYKYRARAEDPLAGTPRVTTSWEAPEIGRPGALTFGLDATRGLYVGWGGCAPRGVRGFPVYRPDHWAFAGTGLYYGDLLGADSHVFGYEVDGLDYVIQNGLPEPAPGARVPEGLQILALGLSSLIEESADIPADDQFLSDADARFVAGILAGGDDRAAVERVKRGSGAIVNFRRGAGEVFHAGSCEWVAGLLRRDPMVERVTANILDRYLTPR; encoded by the coding sequence ATGAACGCCCCCCTCGGTACCGCCGCCGCCCCCGATGTCGCCGGCTGGCCGGATTACGGCCTGACCGCCGCCCAGCGGCGCATCGCCGTCCTCGGCCATACCTATGAATACCCCGGCATGGATGGCGCCCGGGGGGAGATCTGGTGCTATACCGACCGGCTCTCCTATGCCCCCGGCGATACCGTCGCCTTCCACGTCTCGTCGACCTCGGCCGACTGGCGGCTTGAGATCGCCCGCGACGGCGCGGCGCTCGAACCGGTCCATGTCGAAGAGGGCCTGACGGCCGGCCATCACGACACCCCCGATCAGTGCTCGGTGACCGGCTGCGGCTGGCCCGTCGCCCACCGGCTGGTCATACCGGCGGGCTGGCGGTCCGGCGCCTATCGGGTGACGGCCACGGGCGAAGGGGCCGACGGGGCGCCGATCACCTGCCATCATCTGTTCATCGTCACCGCCGCGGGCCAGCACCGCCTGCCGGGTCGGGTGCTCCAGATCGCCGCCACCGGGACCTGGACCGCCTATAACACCTGGGGCGGATCCAACCACTATCAGGGCATCACGGGGCCCGAGCGCAATCAATATGCCCCGCGGGTCAGCCTGGAACGGCCCTTCTGCCGCGGCTTCGTGGTCCTGCCGCCCGAGGCGCCGCGGGTGCCGCTGGAAGTGCCGGTGCCGCCGGCCATGCCGCCGCGCTACCCGCATATGGAATGGGCCTATGCGACCGGCCATTCGAAGAAGTATGCCTCGGCGGGCTGGGCCTCTTACGACGGCCATTTCTTCCGCTGGGCGGAGCGGGCCGGCTATGCGGTCGACCTCGCCAGCCAGCACGATCTGCATGATCGGCCCGAAATCCTGTCGCGCTATGACTGTGTGGTCTTTGTCGGCCATGACGAGTACTGGACGGCAGAGATGCGCGATGCCGTCGATGCCTATGTCGAGGCCGGCGGCCGGGTCGCGCGCTTTGCCGGCAATTTCATGTGGCAGACCCGGCTGGAAGACGAAGGCCGCACCCAGGTCTGCTACAAATACCGGGCCCGCGCCGAAGATCCGCTCGCCGGCACGCCCCGGGTCACCACCTCGTGGGAGGCGCCCGAAATCGGCCGGCCCGGTGCCCTGACCTTCGGCCTGGATGCCACCCGCGGCCTCTATGTCGGCTGGGGCGGCTGCGCCCCCCGCGGTGTGCGCGGCTTTCCGGTCTACCGGCCCGATCACTGGGCCTTTGCCGGCACGGGGCTCTATTACGGCGACCTGCTGGGGGCCGATTCCCATGTCTTCGGCTACGAGGTCGACGGGCTCGACTATGTCATCCAGAACGGCCTGCCCGAGCCGGCCCCCGGCGCTCGGGTGCCGGAGGGGCTGCAGATCCTGGCGCTGGGCCTGTCGTCGCTGATCGAGGAATCGGCCGACATCCCCGCCGACGACCAGTTCCTGTCCGATGCCGATGCCCGGTTCGTCGCCGGCATCCTGGCCGGCGGCGACGACCGGGCGGCGGTCGAGCGGGTCAAGCGCGGCTCGGGCGCCATCGTCAACTTCCGACGCGGGGCCGGCGAGGTCTTCCATGCCGGCAGCTGCGAATGGGTGGCGGGCCTGCTCCGCCGGGATCCGATGGTCGAGCGGGTCACCGCCAACATCCTCGACCGCTATCTCACCCCCCGCTGA
- a CDS encoding aminotransferase family protein yields the protein MATPAAPAAGDNRPPSHLFYQARLRRPLASRAEGIYIWDETGRRVIDGSSGAMVVNIGHGNPRVLEAMKRQMEAATFIYRLHFENEPAERLAAALADRCPAGLDRVFFVSGGSEAVESCLKLARQYAVATGQGSRFKVISRFPSYHGSTLGALAVTGHAAFSAPFAPMMHEMPKIPAPTAYLDRDGLDMAARGRRYADMLEDEIRRQGPETVLAFIMEPIGGASTGALVAPDTYYPRIREICDRYGVLLIHDEVMSGAGRTGRYLGGDHWGITPDLVALSKGLGAGYVPLGAMIASEKLVRPVLDAGGFQHGFTYAGNPLASAAGLAVLDEIDAHDLMGNAARMGALLKARLEALKPRFPFIGDVRGKGLLLAVEFVAEPETMATLPRELNAHARVVDLAFERGLIIYSRRTRGGIDGDHFLVCPPMIVTADQIDEIMAILDDTLLALARELNLPHSA from the coding sequence ATGGCCACCCCTGCAGCCCCCGCCGCCGGCGACAACCGGCCGCCCTCGCATCTGTTCTATCAGGCCCGCCTGCGCCGGCCGCTCGCCAGCCGGGCCGAGGGCATCTACATCTGGGACGAGACCGGTCGCCGGGTGATCGACGGTTCCAGCGGCGCCATGGTGGTCAATATCGGCCATGGCAATCCGCGGGTGCTGGAGGCGATGAAGCGGCAGATGGAGGCCGCGACCTTCATCTATCGCCTGCATTTCGAGAACGAGCCGGCCGAACGTCTGGCTGCGGCGCTCGCCGATCGCTGCCCGGCCGGGCTCGACCGGGTGTTCTTCGTCTCGGGCGGGTCGGAAGCGGTGGAATCCTGCCTGAAGCTCGCCCGGCAATATGCGGTGGCGACCGGCCAGGGCAGCCGCTTCAAGGTCATCTCGCGCTTCCCCTCCTATCACGGCAGCACGCTGGGGGCGCTGGCGGTGACGGGACATGCCGCCTTCTCGGCGCCCTTCGCGCCGATGATGCACGAGATGCCGAAGATCCCGGCCCCCACCGCCTATCTCGACCGCGACGGGCTCGACATGGCCGCCCGCGGCCGGCGCTATGCCGACATGCTGGAAGACGAGATCCGCCGCCAGGGCCCCGAAACCGTGCTGGCCTTCATCATGGAGCCGATCGGCGGCGCCTCCACCGGGGCGCTGGTCGCGCCCGATACCTACTATCCGCGCATCCGCGAGATCTGCGACCGCTATGGCGTGCTGCTGATCCATGACGAGGTGATGTCGGGTGCCGGCCGCACCGGCCGCTATCTGGGCGGTGATCACTGGGGCATCACACCTGATCTGGTGGCGCTCTCCAAGGGGCTGGGGGCGGGGTATGTGCCGCTCGGCGCCATGATCGCCTCTGAAAAACTGGTCAGGCCGGTGCTCGATGCCGGCGGTTTCCAGCACGGCTTCACCTATGCCGGCAACCCGCTCGCCTCGGCCGCCGGCCTTGCGGTGCTGGACGAGATCGACGCCCATGACCTGATGGGCAATGCCGCGCGGATGGGCGCCCTGCTCAAGGCGCGGCTCGAAGCGCTGAAGCCCCGCTTCCCCTTCATCGGCGATGTGCGCGGCAAAGGGCTGCTGCTCGCGGTGGAGTTCGTCGCTGAGCCCGAGACCATGGCGACGCTGCCGCGCGAGCTGAACGCCCATGCCCGCGTCGTCGACCTCGCCTTCGAGCGGGGGCTGATCATCTATTCCCGCCGCACCCGGGGCGGCATCGACGGCGATCATTTCCTGGTCTGCCCGCCGATGATCGTCACGGCCGACCAGATCGACGAGATCATGGCGATCCTCGACGACACCCTGCTCGCGCTCGCCCGCGAGCTGAACCTGCCCCATTCCGCCTGA
- a CDS encoding BKACE family enzyme: MSVQIRDAGTRSAPKVVITCAVTGSIHTPTMSPHLPWRPEDIAAQAIEAAEAGAAILHLHARDPEDGRPSPDPEVFLQFLPRIAAATDAVLNISTGGSSLMTLEQRLEAALRIAPEMCSLNMGSMNFGLHPLADRYQDWQFAWEPQLLEATRSSIFQNTFADIEAILRRLGEGCGTRFEFECYDVGHLYTLAHFRDRGLIPHPPFIQFVLGVLGGIGGDASHLFHMKQTADRLFGTDYIFSVLGAGRRQMPLITIGAALGGHVRVGLEDNLYDGRQGLAPSNAAQVRRIRTILEALSLEVATPADVRAMLGLKGADRVDLARV, encoded by the coding sequence ATGTCTGTCCAGATCAGGGATGCCGGGACCAGATCCGCGCCCAAGGTGGTCATCACCTGCGCGGTCACCGGGTCGATCCACACGCCGACGATGAGCCCGCATCTGCCCTGGCGGCCCGAAGACATCGCCGCCCAGGCGATCGAGGCGGCCGAGGCGGGGGCCGCCATCCTCCATCTCCACGCCCGCGACCCGGAGGACGGCCGGCCCAGCCCCGATCCCGAGGTCTTTCTGCAATTCCTGCCCCGGATCGCGGCCGCAACCGATGCGGTGCTCAACATCTCGACCGGCGGCAGTTCGCTGATGACGCTGGAGCAGCGCCTGGAAGCGGCGCTCCGGATCGCGCCCGAGATGTGCTCGCTCAACATGGGCTCGATGAATTTCGGGCTGCACCCGCTGGCAGACCGCTATCAGGACTGGCAGTTCGCCTGGGAACCGCAGCTGCTGGAGGCGACGCGCAGTTCGATCTTCCAGAACACCTTCGCCGATATCGAGGCCATCCTGCGCCGTCTGGGCGAGGGCTGCGGCACCCGCTTCGAATTCGAGTGCTACGACGTCGGCCATCTCTACACGCTCGCCCATTTCCGCGACCGCGGCCTGATCCCGCATCCGCCCTTCATCCAGTTCGTGCTGGGCGTGCTCGGCGGCATCGGCGGGGATGCCTCGCATCTCTTCCACATGAAGCAGACCGCCGACCGCCTGTTCGGCACCGATTACATCTTCTCGGTGCTGGGCGCTGGCCGGCGCCAGATGCCGCTGATCACCATCGGCGCGGCCCTCGGCGGCCATGTCCGTGTCGGGCTGGAAGACAATCTCTACGACGGCCGCCAGGGGCTGGCCCCGTCCAACGCCGCCCAGGTCCGCCGCATCCGCACCATCCTCGAAGCCCTGTCGCTGGAGGTGGCGACGCCGGCGGATGTCCGCGCCATGCTCGGCCTCAAGGGCGCGGATCGCGTCGATCTGGCCCGGGTGTGA
- a CDS encoding helix-turn-helix domain-containing protein, translating into MRDRAGLTQEALANAIGQTRQAVHRLETGRTGLTEATLRRIATAVGCEAWQLLAGSEAADDARAADLVSPAEVRMVILAVERTLANRGIAASPDQRADMVTSILSNYARLFRGLDQDTLQRIVETSQVIVRI; encoded by the coding sequence ATGAGAGACCGCGCCGGACTGACGCAGGAGGCCCTGGCCAATGCGATCGGTCAGACGCGGCAGGCCGTGCATCGCCTGGAGACCGGCCGCACCGGTCTGACCGAGGCGACGCTGCGCCGGATCGCGACCGCGGTCGGGTGCGAGGCCTGGCAGCTGCTGGCCGGATCGGAAGCGGCCGACGACGCACGGGCCGCAGACCTGGTATCGCCGGCCGAGGTGCGGATGGTGATCCTGGCGGTGGAACGCACGCTGGCCAATCGGGGCATCGCAGCCAGCCCCGACCAGCGCGCCGACATGGTGACCTCGATCCTGAGCAATTACGCCCGCCTGTTCCGCGGCCTGGACCAGGACACCCTGCAGCGCATCGTCGAGACGTCTCAGGTGATTGTGCGGATCTAG
- a CDS encoding DUF2442 domain-containing protein, producing the protein MTRNPEEDDLMAMGAPLPRLAEAEPLDGRRVRLLWMSGETAIVDLAPILASRRIYASLLGNEALFRGLRIAEWGNALQWDGDLEISAVWLHRAQCMSCN; encoded by the coding sequence ATGACACGAAACCCGGAAGAAGACGATCTGATGGCCATGGGCGCGCCACTCCCGCGCCTTGCCGAGGCGGAGCCGTTGGACGGCCGCAGGGTGCGGTTGCTCTGGATGTCGGGGGAGACGGCAATCGTCGATCTGGCGCCGATCCTGGCAAGCCGCCGTATTTACGCGTCTTTGCTGGGCAATGAGGCGCTGTTCCGTGGGCTGCGCATTGCAGAATGGGGTAATGCACTTCAGTGGGATGGAGATCTGGAGATTTCTGCGGTGTGGCTTCACCGCGCCCAATGCATGTCCTGCAACTGA
- a CDS encoding IclR family transcriptional regulator, whose product MVQASGAEAGLHAAEHETDGRDEPSRGGVRAVERAVRILRAFTPERPWLTLAEIAEAAVVDKATARRMLLTLIGMDLVEQEPIGQRYALGLGVVALGASVPVTVDLRNVAAPHLAGLARETRAMAFLSILREDGAMCIERSHGNPPVDVRIWNVGESLPVNRGAAPRLLLAHLGAEERARRLARPLDTATAHTLTAPAALEADGALIRERGWAVAVDDIVEGVSALAAPVRDARGRVAAAVSVSGLTPQLIGQDGQPLTDALTRVRTAAAEISRQLQDMHWAR is encoded by the coding sequence ATGGTCCAGGCGTCCGGCGCCGAAGCCGGCCTCCACGCCGCGGAACACGAGACCGACGGCCGCGACGAGCCGTCGCGCGGCGGCGTGCGGGCCGTGGAACGGGCGGTGCGCATCCTGCGCGCCTTCACCCCCGAACGCCCCTGGCTGACCCTGGCCGAAATCGCCGAGGCCGCGGTGGTCGACAAGGCCACCGCCCGGCGCATGCTGCTGACCCTGATCGGCATGGATCTGGTGGAGCAGGAACCGATCGGCCAGCGCTATGCGCTGGGGCTGGGCGTCGTGGCACTCGGCGCCTCGGTGCCGGTGACGGTGGATCTGCGCAATGTGGCGGCCCCGCATCTGGCCGGGCTGGCGCGTGAGACCCGCGCCATGGCCTTCCTGTCGATCCTGCGCGAGGACGGCGCGATGTGCATCGAGCGCAGCCACGGCAACCCGCCGGTCGATGTCCGGATCTGGAATGTGGGCGAAAGCCTGCCGGTGAACCGAGGTGCCGCGCCCCGGCTGCTGCTGGCGCATCTTGGCGCCGAAGAACGCGCCCGCCGCCTCGCCCGCCCGCTCGACACCGCGACCGCCCATACCCTGACGGCGCCGGCCGCGCTTGAAGCGGATGGCGCCCTGATCCGCGAGCGCGGCTGGGCGGTCGCGGTCGACGACATCGTCGAAGGCGTCTCGGCCCTGGCCGCCCCGGTCCGCGACGCCCGCGGCCGCGTCGCCGCCGCGGTCAGCGTCTCGGGCCTCACCCCCCAGCTGATCGGCCAGGACGGCCAGCCGCTCACCGACGCCCTCACCCGGGTCCGCACGGCAGCGGCCGAGATCAGCCGTCAGTTGCAGGACATGCATTGGGCGCGGTGA
- a CDS encoding isocitrate lyase/PEP mutase family protein gives MSVPTRKRLREMLASGKTAWSAGAFDAVSAKLIEEAGFDVMLSSGFAISASHLGEPDVELYTMTENLAVVRNMVRATSIPLIADVDTGYGNAINVMRTVREFEQAGVAAVIIEDQAVPKRCPAIADVLELVTVEEGEAKIRAAVAARTDPDLVIVARTDAGTEEETIARAKRYAAAGADMIQPISRGFTDLDSLKRLRDAAGVPLSLQIMRWLETDLTPDQIEEVAGIAHYPLVALLTATDAMRRNLAAVRAARSTRINLPVGQTPLGDFKTFIGFDRVMDLQAQFLTGTEPG, from the coding sequence ATGTCCGTGCCCACCCGCAAGCGCCTGCGCGAGATGCTCGCCTCCGGCAAGACCGCCTGGTCGGCCGGTGCCTTCGATGCGGTCAGCGCGAAGCTGATCGAGGAAGCCGGTTTCGACGTCATGCTCTCGTCCGGCTTCGCCATTTCGGCGAGCCATCTGGGCGAGCCCGATGTCGAACTTTACACCATGACCGAGAACCTGGCCGTGGTGCGCAACATGGTCCGTGCGACCTCGATCCCGCTGATCGCCGATGTCGATACCGGCTATGGCAATGCCATCAACGTGATGCGCACCGTCCGCGAGTTCGAGCAGGCGGGTGTCGCCGCCGTGATCATCGAAGATCAGGCCGTGCCCAAGCGCTGCCCGGCGATCGCCGATGTGCTGGAACTGGTGACGGTCGAGGAAGGCGAAGCCAAGATCCGCGCCGCCGTCGCCGCGCGCACCGATCCGGATCTGGTGATCGTGGCCCGCACCGATGCCGGCACCGAAGAGGAAACCATCGCCCGGGCAAAGCGCTATGCCGCCGCCGGCGCCGACATGATCCAGCCGATCAGCCGCGGCTTCACCGATCTCGACAGCCTGAAGCGGCTGAGGGATGCCGCCGGCGTGCCGCTCTCGTTGCAGATCATGCGCTGGCTGGAAACCGACCTCACCCCCGACCAGATCGAAGAGGTGGCCGGCATCGCCCATTATCCGCTGGTGGCGCTGCTGACCGCGACCGATGCGATGCGCCGCAATCTGGCGGCGGTCAGGGCCGCGCGCAGCACCCGCATCAACCTGCCGGTCGGCCAGACGCCGCTCGGCGACTTCAAGACCTTCATCGGCTTCGACCGGGTGATGGACCTGCAGGCGCAGTTCCTGACCGGCACCGAGCCCGGCTGA
- a CDS encoding 3-isopropylmalate dehydratase small subunit → MPSDAQDLKLPAIRGRVAWVFDQPDYDVDQIVGVKNIKIQDLDQLAAIAMADQDPDFAARIAPGDVLVAADNFGYGHPHAPPMRAMRHLGIAAVIAEGFAPTYYRGEMSLGFPQIACPGVLGLAQRGDELEIDWDRHLVVNHSRGRSLPFEPPSPAERRLLALGGHLPALKAALGV, encoded by the coding sequence ATGCCGTCTGATGCGCAGGACCTGAAGCTGCCGGCCATCCGCGGCCGGGTCGCCTGGGTGTTCGACCAGCCCGATTACGATGTCGACCAGATCGTGGGCGTGAAGAACATCAAGATCCAGGATCTGGATCAGCTGGCGGCGATCGCCATGGCCGATCAGGACCCGGACTTCGCCGCCCGGATCGCGCCGGGCGACGTGTTGGTCGCCGCCGACAATTTCGGCTACGGCCACCCGCATGCGCCGCCGATGCGGGCCATGCGCCATCTGGGCATCGCCGCGGTCATCGCCGAGGGTTTCGCCCCCACCTATTACCGCGGCGAGATGAGCCTGGGCTTCCCGCAGATCGCCTGCCCGGGGGTTCTGGGGCTGGCGCAGCGCGGCGACGAGCTGGAGATCGACTGGGACCGCCACCTGGTCGTCAACCACAGCCGCGGCCGAAGCCTGCCCTTCGAGCCGCCGAGCCCGGCCGAGCGCCGCCTGCTGGCGCTGGGCGGCCATCTGCCCGCCCTCAAGGCCGCCCTTGGCGTCTGA
- a CDS encoding 3-isopropylmalate dehydratase large subunit: MGFTMAEKILARASGRETVRAGEEVQARPDFVLAYEFPGYTDQFFKMMAEDFGRDALDAPERFAIFIDHMVPSSTPAEEQVHQATRDWCAKTGATLYERRGIGHQVCVEEGYAAPGAFVVHYDGHVSQIGAYGALGVNLPRRTLIEAFVRSGVDIKVPETVRVDLTGHLKPGVMGRDVIHHLIRRLGVKTCRFAVLELGGPAVATLSDDALQSIAGQVMFLGALSCLVDLPDDRQAASAARGRIRLPDLRSDADAVYRDRIALDLSELGPIVVAPPSPADTRDLAEFEGRPVQVGYLGSCASGRIEDLRVAAKLLEGRQIAPGFQLNIVPTSNAVMAQAAREGLIATLVEAGAFISAATCDFCYGRIGTMAPGQTAVSTGTLNVPGRMGSTEADIFICSAATVAASALEGRITDPRRHPEFADAV, from the coding sequence ATGGGCTTCACCATGGCAGAGAAGATCCTCGCCCGCGCATCCGGCCGCGAGACGGTCCGGGCGGGGGAAGAGGTGCAGGCCCGGCCGGATTTCGTCCTCGCCTACGAGTTCCCGGGCTACACCGACCAGTTCTTTAAGATGATGGCCGAGGATTTCGGCCGCGACGCGCTCGATGCGCCCGAACGTTTCGCCATTTTCATCGACCATATGGTCCCCTCCTCGACCCCGGCCGAGGAACAGGTCCATCAGGCGACCCGCGACTGGTGCGCGAAGACGGGTGCCACGCTTTATGAACGCCGCGGCATCGGCCATCAGGTCTGCGTCGAGGAAGGCTATGCCGCCCCGGGCGCCTTCGTGGTGCATTACGACGGCCATGTCTCGCAGATCGGCGCCTATGGCGCGCTGGGCGTCAACCTGCCGCGGCGCACGCTGATCGAAGCGTTCGTGCGCTCGGGCGTCGACATCAAGGTGCCCGAGACGGTGCGGGTCGATCTGACCGGCCATCTGAAGCCGGGCGTGATGGGCCGCGACGTCATCCACCATCTGATCCGCCGCCTGGGGGTGAAGACCTGCCGGTTCGCGGTGCTGGAACTGGGCGGCCCGGCGGTGGCGACGCTCTCCGACGACGCGCTGCAGTCGATCGCCGGCCAGGTGATGTTCCTGGGGGCGCTCTCCTGCCTGGTCGACCTGCCCGACGACCGGCAGGCTGCCTCGGCCGCCCGCGGCCGGATCCGCCTGCCCGATCTGCGCAGCGATGCCGATGCGGTCTATCGCGACCGCATCGCCCTCGACCTCTCGGAACTGGGACCGATCGTGGTGGCGCCGCCCAGCCCGGCCGATACCCGCGATCTGGCGGAATTCGAGGGCCGGCCGGTGCAGGTGGGCTATCTCGGCTCCTGCGCCTCGGGCCGGATCGAGGATCTCAGGGTGGCGGCGAAGCTGCTCGAAGGCCGGCAGATCGCGCCGGGCTTTCAGCTCAACATCGTGCCGACCAGCAATGCGGTGATGGCTCAGGCCGCACGCGAAGGGCTGATCGCCACACTGGTCGAGGCCGGGGCCTTCATCAGCGCCGCCACCTGTGACTTCTGCTATGGCCGCATCGGCACCATGGCGCCGGGGCAGACGGCGGTTTCGACCGGCACGCTGAACGTGCCCGGCCGGATGGGCAGCACCGAGGCCGACATCTTCATCTGCAGCGCCGCCACCGTCGCCGCCTCGGCACTGGAAGGCCGCATCACCGATCCACGCCGCCATCCGGAGTTCGCCGATGCCGTCTGA